Part of the Weissella coleopterorum genome is shown below.
GTTGAAATTCAGCAATAATGACATCAGCAACGTCTTCATTGTTGCCCGTTAAAGTCGCAAATAAAATTCGTGCCCGCATCTGATCACCTCCGCTTCTCATCTCTCATCCCATGAAACTATGCTTTTTTTTGACGATACTCTAATGCCATCCCCTTCAAAATATTTCTGAGATAGCGATTTCCTGCCGGACGATAATTCCGATGATCAGGTCGTCTCAAAACGGCACTCAATTCCGCATTTGATACTTCAATTCCCGCAGATTTGAAAAAACTTTGATAATCCGCACTAGTATACATCATTGCAATTTTCAATTTCTTTAAGACCACATTATTAATATCAGCTTCTTTTTGCATATCAAACGTTGATGGTAATGGTTGTCCCGCCGTATCCTTTTTGATACCACGCTGTGATAAAATTAAGCCATTCATAAAACGTTCTAATTCTTCCATGGATAAGTTCTGATCACGCACAGTTTCTTTTTCCTGTCGTTTCAAAATATTTGCCAAGCGTTCATTTGTAATTTCTAAGCCACCCAATTTAAAAATTTTCAACATATCTGCATTTGAAATTGTGAGTGCATACCGTAAGCGAATTACAATATCATTATTATTCATTTAATTTCCCTCTAATTTATTAATACCCTTAAAATGGGTGTTGGTCATACTCAATCCAATTTTCATGGCTATCTTGAATTCTTTTAAACATTTTCTCGAGATCAGTTTCTTTAAAATTAATTACTACGGGACGGCCATGAGGACAATTGTAAGGGTTTTTAGTTTCAGCCAATTGGTCAATTAAATTTTGAGCTTCTTTGGCATTTAACTTCCAATTGGCCTTAATTGAACGTTTACAAGCCATCATGATCGCCGTTTTTTCTCGAAATTGTTGTAACGTTAAACCACCATCCCGCAGTAACCAGTCAACCATTTCTTGAACTGTTTCCGCCTCTTGACCAACTGGAAACCATCCAGGATGCTCACGTAAAATCAAAGTATTAGGACCGAAATTTTCTAAATGTAACCCAAGCGCACCTAGAGTTTCTGCCTGACTTTCCAACTCCAGCATTTCTACGGTCGTAAACTCAAACACCAGTGGCACCAATAATTTTTGTTGTTCTAATCCAGTCTGTGCTAAAGTTGCATGATAATATTCATATTTTACTCGTTCTTGTGCCGCATGTTGATCAATTAAATACAAACCATCTGCCCCTTGAGCAAATAAAAAAGTTCCATGAAATTGACTTAGATATTCCAATTGCGGGAATCCCGCTACAATGGATTGCTTTGAATCCGATTGTAAAGGTAACTGTGTTTGATCACCCGTAATAATCGACGTACTTATTGCGCCAAAGGGATCCGGTTGTAAATTAGCTTGATATTTGTGGCTGAAATCTTCCACACTACTATCATTTAAATCTCCCACATGTTCCACCACAATAGGTTGAATTGATGGTTGCGGAGTTGTTTGATTATTTTTTTGGTCGGCTTTTCCCGTACCAATATGAGGTTCCTTTTTTTGACTTTGAAGCGATTGTCGACCACTCTGAGCTTGTTTACTTTTAGAAATTTGATTTAATTGTTGGACAAAATTTATTTCAGCACGCGGCCCATCTGATGCATCGTCTAAATGTTCCGTCGCATTGGGGATCAAGTTCACTTGATTAAATGCCTCAGAAACCATCTTTTCTAGTAAAGTTAATAACTGATTTTCTTTACTAATCCGAACCTCAAATTTTTGAGGATGGACATTAACATCTACTAAACTCGGATCTAACTCGATCTGTAACACCGCTAACGGGAACCGCCCCACCATTAAACGCGTTCCATAACCTTTGACCAAAGCCTTAGCTAAATTAAAATTCCGAACATATCTGCCATTAATTAACAGACTAATATATGAACGGTTAGAACGGGTTAACTCTGGCTTTGCGATCCAGCCTTGAACCTTGAAATCAGTATCAGCAGCCGTGACAGTCACCATATCTCGAGCCACTTCGACTCCATAAATAGCCCCAATAACCTGTTGTAAGTTGCCATTGCCGACCGTTTGCATTAAGCGTTTTTTATTATGTACTAAGTTAAACGAAATTTCAGGATAACTAAACGCCAAGCGATTGATAATATCAACGATTTTAGCTAATTCTGTGGTTTGAGATTTCAAATACTTCAATCGAGCGGGTGTATTAAAAAAGAGATCTCGCACGGTTATATTTGTCCCTTTCCGTGCCTCAGCCCCCTTCTGTTCTAAAATCTGATTACCGCGAATGTGCAACATCGCTCCAGACTCTGCATTTGCCACAGCTGTTTCCAAAAAAACATCAGCAACTGAAGCAATCGATGGCAAGGCTTCGCCTCGAAAACCAAGAGAATGAATTTGAAATAAATCCTGTTTGGTTTTGATTTTAGAAGTGGCATGTCGCAAAAAAGCTCGTTCTAACTGGTCAGCTCGAATCCCTTGTCCATCGTCAATCACTTGAATTAATTGAATTCCAGCTGCCTCAATTAGTATATCGACTTTGGTTGCTCCCGCATCAATCGCATTTTCAACCAATTCCTTTACAACCGATGCGGGTCGCTCAATCACTTCACCAGCGGCAATTTGGTTTGCTAAAGTTTCCGATAATTCAATGATATCTTGCCCCATGTGCACCTCCTATTTACTATTTTATCGTTTCAATAGTTTAACTAATGAATTAGCTATCATAATTAACAAAGTTCCACCAATTGCAATAACTATGAAATTGGCAATTCCGGCGTAAAGGCCTTGTTGGAATACTAGCTTAGCCTTTGAACCATAAATTAAAATATCACCCAGTGGAGCAATTACGATCCATGCAATAATATTTGCTAATCCTTGCCAAACATTAAAAGCGATAATTTTTTGCCAAGTCAATGGGCTAAAAATCAACTGTAATCGTTGTGTCACCAAACCTAATAATAATCCAAACAGGCCATCGGCAATCACCCATGACCACCAAGCATTATCCAATAATAAATAATCTTGTAAGGCGTGCCCTAATAATCCCACCATGAGTCCAAAAATTGGTCCAAAAATTGATGTCACAAAGGCCAACCAGGCCATCGCAATATTAATCTGGGTATGCATAACGCCCAGAGGAGCATGAAAAGTTCGCATCAACCATGCAAAAAATAAGATGCTCACACTAAGGGCAAAGATCCATTTAATTTTTTTAAAACGCATGGGCGCATCCCCTCTAATCCTTCAATTCTGTCTCGGCTGAATTATCATCAGCTTTTTGCTCTGCTTTGAGCTTTTGGTTTTCTATAATATTTTTAAGCTCACGATCAAAAAAGAGCGCAATTTTACCCATAACAGATTCTGAATCGTCTAAAAACGATTGAACCGAAGCTGCTAATTCAATTCGCATCCCTGACTTTGTCACATCTGGATGATCAACAAACATATATAAATTCACTTCATTTGCGGGATCATTAATAATAATCTTGCTTATTTGATTGATATAGCGGAGCGGTAAATTAATCAAATTTGTTTCTACACTTAAGTGGATTGGTTCATCACCACTGATGATAATTTCGCCGCTCACTAATTTATTCTCTTGAATTTTTTGCTTCAAAAACGTAAATAGCGGGTCTAATTTAATCAACGTCTGGTCTTCCGCCGTCCAAATACGTTGTTCAATTTCCTCATTCTTTAAAACCTCAATTACTTCATTTCCTGTTAGTTGCATTTTAAATTCCTTTGATTTCAGACTTTTGCAAAAAAATGTGTTTTTATACTTAACCTTCATTTTACCACATTGAATTAACCCATAAATCAGCTATTTGATAAATATCCAGTATATTGCTCTATCATCCAAAAAATTTTGTACCTATTCTTTTTAAATCAAAAAACCAACTACAAATTCATTGTAGTCGGTTTTCTCAATCAATTATTTAAATTACATCATACCATTCATGCCACCTTGTGGGGCTGGCATAGGTACTTCATCCTTTGGTTGTTCAGCTACCACTGCCTCAGTCGTCAATAACAATGCTGATACAGATGCGGCATTTTGTAAGGCTGACCGTGTCACCTTAGTAGGATCCACAATTCCAGCTGCAATCATATCAACCCAAGTATCATCAGCAGCATTATAACCAGTCCCTAGAGTTTGCTCCTTCAACTTGTTGACGATCACAGATCCTTCAAGTCCAGCATTCTCAGCAATTTGACGAACCGGTGCCTCAAGTGCGCGTTCAACAATGTTAATTCCAGTTTGAATATCCCCTTCAGCCTTTAAGGCTGAAACCGCTGGAATCACGTTGACCAATGCTGTTCCACCACCGGCGACGAAACCTTCTTCAACCGCTGCACGAGTGGCATTCAAAGCATCTTCAATTCGATACTTACGTTCTTTTAATTCGGTTTCAGTCGCTGCCCCAACATTAATAACTGCAACTCCTCCAGCCAATTTTGCTAGCCGTTCTTGTAACTTTTCACGATCAAAGTCAGATGTTGTTTCATCAATTTGACTCTTAATCAAAGCAACTCGTTCCGTAAGCAATTGCTTATCTCCAGCACCTTCTACCACCGTTGTGCTATCTTTTGTGATCGTAACCTTTGCCGCTTGTCCCAAATTCTCAATGGTTACATCCTTCAAATTTAACCCAAGGTCATCAGTAATAACGGTTCCACCAGTTAACACGGCCAAATCCTCTAACATGGCTTTACGTCGATCTCCAAACCCCGGAGCCTTAACAGCTACCACGTTGAAGGTTCCACGCATCTTATTCAAAACCAAGGTTGGTAGTGCCTCACCTGTAATATCGTCTGCCACAATCATAAGCGCCCGGCCTTGCTCTACGACCTGTTGTAGAACTGGTAAAATATCTTGAATATTGCCGATTTTCTTATCAGTAATCATGATAAATGGATTATCCAAATTAGCTTCCATTTTTTCATTATCAGTAACCATATATTGTGACATATATCCACGGTCAAATTGCATTCCTTCAACAACATCCAAGGTTGTTTCAATTCCCTTTGACTCTTCGATGGTAATTACACCGTCATGACCAACCTTGTCCATGGCTTCTGCAATTAAAGCACCCACCTCTTCGTTAGCCGCTGAAATTGACGCAATTTGCGCAATTTCTTCTTTTGTTGAAACGGTCTTAGACATTTCATGTAATGATTTAACGGCAGCATTCGTAGCTAATTCAATTCCACGACGGACACCAACTGGATTTGCTCCAGCCGTGACGTTCTTCAAGCCTTCGTTAATTATGGCTTGTGCTAATACGGTTGCGGTTGTCGTTCCATCACCAGCAATATCATTCGTCTTAGAAGCCACTTCAGCAACCAACTTAGCTCCCATATCCTCGAAATGGTCTTCCAATTCAATAGCTTTAGCAATTGTTACACCATCATTAGTAATTGTCGGAGCTCCATAACTTTGTTCAATCACTACATTTCGGCCTTTAGGTCCAATGGTTGTTTTTACAGTATCAGCTAGTTGATCAACCCCAGCCTTCATTTTTGCTCGCGCATCTTCAGAGAACTTTAATTCTTTTGCCATTTGATAACTCCTTTACCTTATATTATTAATTGAATTTTATATTTTTATAGAACGGCGATGATATCACGTTCATGCAAAACCAAATATGTCTCGCCACCATTTTTTATCTCTTTGCCGGCATATTGGTCATAAATAACTTCATCCCCAACTTTGACAGCCTTCGGAGCCTCCAAATCACCAACCGTGGTGTCAGAAACTGCTACGATAGTTCCTGTGGCAGATTTTTCTTGCGCATTTGAAGCGATCACAATGCTACCGACCGTTTGCTCTTTTTCATCATTGACTTGTAATAGAATCCGATCCCCTAATGGTTTTAACATAATATGATTTCCTCCTTATTTTTTAGCACTCTTTGACACTCAGTGCTAATTAACACTTTCTATAATACCACACTGGTAAATTTTTTCAACTAAATCATCAATTAAATCTCACGGATTGAAAGCGATTACTTTTCACCCTGGATTTCCGCCATAAATTCATCTAAATAAAAACGCATAAACGCTGTTCGGCGCGCCGCAATCGTCTGCGCTGTTTTTGTGTTCATAGTACTCTCTAATTTCAATAGTTTTTCATAAAAATGATTAATCACAGTGCTATGCTGTCGATATTCAATCTCAGACATATTTTCACGCACTATTTCATTGGGATTATACATTAAATTATTCGCATGACCACCATAGGCAAAAGCACGACCAATTCCAATTGCGCCTAAAGCGTCTAACCGATCTGCATCTTGAACAATTTCACCTTCCAAGCTGAGCTTATAATGTTGTTCCAAATTTTTAGAATAGGACATGTGTGTCATAATATTCAAGACTTCAGCCCTATCTACATCCGTTAGTCCCCATTCACGCATCTTAATCCGAAGTTCATCAATAGTTTCATTCACCGTATCAGTTAATTTGTCATCAATTAAATCATGCAGTAAAACTGCTGCTACGATTACGTCTTGGTTCATATTCTCCTCAGACTGCATTAACAATTCCGCGTTTTGTAATACTCGTTCCAAATGTAAATAATCATGCCCCGAAAACTCCTGGCTTGTTACCTCACGAACATAATCTTTAATTTCTTCAATCTGCATCTTTCCTACTCCTCAAACATTCTATCTATTTACTTTTAATTTTAAAAAATCATCTATCCGCTGGACATTACTTCACCTAATCCGTCGTATCTTCCCTTCCAGCTAGCCAAACTAGTCCAATCCAGATATAACTCCATTTTCATCAATATCAATCCGGTTGGCTGCTGGTACTTTTGGTAACCCAGGCATCGTTAAAATTGAACCAGTTAAGGCCACAATAAATCCTGCCCCTAATTTTGGCACAAGTTCGCGAATATGGAGTGTAAAGTCCTTAGGTGCCCCTAATCGCTGCGGATCATCTGATAATGAGTATTGGGTTTTAGCCATCACAATGGGCATGTTATCCCAACCAAATTTTTTGAATTGCTGTAACTGCTTTTGGGCTTTGGCTGATAATTCATATTGTGCGCCACCATAAATTTCAGTCACTAATTTATCGACTTTATCTTCAAACGTGGTCATAGGGTCATACAATGGTGTAAATTCATGCTGCTCTTCACTTTTATTGGCGACGGTCTCGGCCAACTCTAATGCACCATCTCCCCTTGGCCCCAAACATCGGCTACAACAGCGGTGGCTTGATGATCTTTTACAAACGTCTTCACCAATTCTAATTCATACACGGTATCAGCGGCGAAGCGATTAATTGCTACCACCACAGGTACATGGTATCGTTGCATTGCCGTCAAATGTTGCTCTAAATTAACTAACCCTTTTTTTAAGGCCGTTAAATCTGAATCAGATAACGAATCTAACGATTGTCCACCATTATATTTAAGGGCACGAACTGTTGCCACTAGCACGATAGTATCCGGACTCTTTCCTAATAATGGGACCTTAATATCCAGAAATTTTTCGCCACCCAAATCTGCTCCAAACCCAGCCTCCGTCACCACATAATCGGCTAACTTTAATGCCGATTGAGTTGCTAGAATTGAGTTAGTGCCCTGTGCGATATTAGCAAAAGGTCCACCGTGAATTAAGGTAGGTGTATGGGCTAAAGTCTGGACTAAGTTTGGTTTAATAGCATCCTTTAACATAACCGTTAAAGCGCCAGCTACCCCTAAATCTGCGACTGTGACTGGCTGATTATCCAGATTATAGGCCACTACGATACGCTTTATTCGAGATTTTAAATCCATTAAATCTGTTGATAATGTTAGAATCGCCATTAATTCTGATGCAACAGTGATATCAAACCCATCTTCACGAGGCACACCAGACTTAAGTCCACCTAAACCGATCGTAATATGTCGTAAGGCTCGGTCATTAACATCCAAAACTCGTTTCCAAATAATATTCCGTGGATCAATTTGGAGTGGATTTCCGTGCTGCAGACTATTATCGATTAAAGCCGCCAAAGTATTATGGGCACTGGTTAGCGCATGAAAATCTCCCGTAAAATGTAAATTAATATCTGCCATCGGGATAACTTGTGAATATCCGCCGCCCGTGGCACCTCCTTTCATTCCCATCACTGGCCCCATTGATGGTTCTCTTAATGCCACCATGGCTTGGCGCTTGGACAAATTCAGTGCATCAGCCAATCCAATTGTAACTGTTGATTTTCCCTCTCCTGCTGGGGTCGGACTAACCGCAGTAACTAAAATTAATTTACCTAGTTTTTGTGCCTGATGTTTTTGACTAAGTTTAATTTTGGCCTTATTTGATCCATATGTTTCAATTTCATCATCCTTTAAACCAACCTGCGCTGCAATTTTTTGAATTGGCCAAATTTCAGCTTGTTGTGCGATTTCAATATCCGTTGTCATCTTGAATGCCTCCCATACAATTCCATTTATTGCTATTATAGATGACTTTTACCGAATTGAAACGCTTTCTTATTCACCCCTCAATTTATTTTTTAATTTTTATTAAATTTATATTTAATATATCGAGTTTAAGTAGTGTATTTACTTGATTTTTAGTAAGCTTAAGCTAATCATTTAATTGTAAAGGGGATATTATTTAATGCTTAAAGAATTTAAAGATTTCATTTCGCGTGGTAGCGTTTTAGACTTAGCCGTTGGGGTTATCATCGGGGGTGCTTTTACTGGCCTTGTTAAATCACTGACTAACAATTTAATCAATCCGATCATTGGTCTTTTTACCGGACAAGTTTCCAGTTTGGATAATCTAAAACTAACTATTAATGATAGTCTTGTCTTGAAATACGGAGCATTCTTAGGTGATGTGATCAATTTCTTGATTACTGCCTTTGTCGTATTCTTAATTATTAAGTTTTTGAATAAATTTATTCGTCAAGAAAACGTTGAATCAACCGATGCGGTCAATCCCGAAGTTGAAATGTTAACGGAAATTCGTGACCTTTTGGCTAAGCAAAATCAATGATAATTCCAAGTAAAAAGCTCCACAAACCTAGTTAGTTTGTGGAGCTTTTTATTATGAGTACACTAATTTGATATCTTACCTTTTATTTTTGAACTAATGTTGAACCTTTTTGCATATAACGTAAAATTGGCCAACCTACAAGCATCCCCAGTAACCCATCCACCACTACTTCAATCAAAGCATTCAATCCTGCAATAGAAGTAAACATCCAAATGATACCTACATGGTTAGGAAGTCCAGCAACCGTGGTATTAAAAATTCGAAAATGAAGCCAAGTTAAGCCAATCACTAAACCAGTATTAATAATAGCTGCCAGTGCCCCTAGCAAAAACATTAATAAGGGCGATGCTCTATGCGCTTTTTGTTGAACTAATTTAATATAAATTATTCCAACAATCACACCGACCAAAATGCGCGGCAATAAGGCGGTAATTGGGTTGCGTAACATGAGTGATCCGATTCCAATTGGTAGCGTCCAAGCATGATAAAAAGAATACATTCCCATCACGGCGCCTAATAAACCACCCACTCGTGGTCCTAGCAACATCCCACCTAGTGAAACAGTAAATGGAATGATTGTTACCCTCACCATCGGATTAATGGGAATAAATCCAAGCCACGGTACCATGCACTGTAACAAAATAATCGCCATAAACATTGCCGTTAAAACTAACTGGCGCGTTGATTTTCTCTTATTGATCATGCCTTTCATCCTCTTCCAATAGCTAAAACCTCAATACTTAACGCTTAGCGCGCTCTTGTTCAATCCAAGCCGCCATACGTTCCATTCCAGTAGCCAAATTTTCATCATTTGCAGCATATGAAATCCGAATATAATCTGCTGTTTGATCCGAAAAGGCAATCCCCGGAGCGACACCTACACCACCTTCAGTAGCCAGCGACCATGCGAAGGCTAGCCCATCTGCACCAGCTGAAAAATCTGTTGGAATTCGGGCAAAAATATAAAACGCCCCCTGTGGATTACCAACTTCAAAGCCCATCGCCGTCATTTTTTCTACTACAAAGTCTCGTCGACGTTGATAAATTTTGCGCATCTTAGCGGGAGCGTCTTTCGCTTGCGTCAAAGCAGCAATTGCCCCATCCTGTGTCACTTGTGGTAAGGAGAACGTTAATGTATCGTGCACCTTTGAAACCTCTGCAATAATAGCAGCCGCCCCAATAACGAATCCGATCCGATACCCTGTCATTGCATGTGATTTTGACAAACCAGTAATCATCACTGTTTGTTCAGGTAAAATTTTCATCATTGAAACATGCTGAATATCATAAGTTAGTTCTGCATAAATTTCATCAGAAATAACCCACAATTGATGCTTCTTAAACGTATTAGCTAATTCGCGTAATTCCGCTTCAGTATAAGTGGCCCCTGTCGGATTACTTGGATAATTGAATAAAATTACTTTGACTGGAAAGTCAGCATTTGCGATTTCTTCATCAATCATTTGTGGAGTAATTTTAAAAGCAGTTTTAGAAGTATCAACCTTCAACATCTGACCACCAATAATGTTAATGGCTGCATAATAAGGTGGGTAAGCAGGCGTTGGAATTAAAACACCATCCCCAGGGTTCAATAATGTTTGAAAGAGCACATAGATAGCTTCTGTCACTCCAGAGGTAACGACTACGTTTTCCGGTCCATTGAAATGCAAATCGAATTTTTCATTATAATTATCAACAGCGGCTTGACGAAGTACCATATCACCCTCAGCAACTGCATAATGTGAATGATTATTCTTGACTCCTTCAATCACCGCATCTTTAATTGAATCTTCGATATTAAATCCTGGTTCTCCAAAAGTTAGATAAACCAAATCCTCAATTCCTGCGATTTTCTTTTGAAATCCAGTTAAGCCATCAATCGTCATGGCTTGGACAGTTTGATTAATAGGTTGCACAAATTCTTGCTTCATTCTAAAACTTCCTCCAAATTAATCCGCTATTTTCTTGTTGAATGTATTAAAATAATAATAGCTAATATTTTAAACATTATACCGTAAATTTACCAAAAGAGGGAAACCATGGGAAAAAATATACAAAATGAAATTCCAACTAATCTGACTGAATGGGATTGGTCAACTGCCTTAGACGCTAAGATCGAAGAAAACCACGAAGCCCTTGTCCCCCTTGGATTATTACCAGAAAAAATAATTGTTCAACCGGCCTATTTTATTCAAAATTTGTCAGGAGCAATGTCAGAGTTATATGCTCGTCAAAGTGTGCAAATTAAATTAGTGCAGGCTGCTAACTTACTCCCCGAAGACTATAAACTAGTGATTTTTGATGCTTGGCGTTCAGTTTCCACCCAGGCAGCCCTGTTCCATTCGCTGAAACGTAAAATTTCACAAACTAATCCAACTTGGTCCAAAACTCAAGTAATTGAAAAAACATTGGAAACCGTCGCTAAACCATCACGTGATAATCACAAACCTTCTCCACATAATACTGGGGGATCTATTGATCTAACCATCGTTGATAATCAGGGAGTCATGTTAGATATGGCCTCCCCTTTTGATGACTTTCACGATAGCGCTAAAACAAATTACCTAGAAATTAAAACCGATTTGACTCCTTCCGAATTAAAAGCTCGTGATAATCGGCGACTCCTTTACCATATTATGACTTCGGTAGGCTTCACCAATCTATCAAATGAATGGTGGCATTTCGATTATGGCAATCAAAATTGGGCTCACTGTGCAAATCAGGACCATGCTTTGTATGGGGCGACTAAACCAGTTTTCCCTTGGGTAACTATTCTGGATTAGCCCGTTTAGACCTAATAAAAAAACTAGTTCTCCCGAACTAGTTTTTTTATTTATGAGAGAGCTATTAACGATGTGCCCGATTTTTAATCTCTTGATATCGCCGATACCAAAGGTCAACATAACCTTCAGAAAATGGACCTTCACGCTGATTAATCCAATCCACTAAAATTTTGACATGTTCACTTAAAACAAAATCCACTTCATCAGAATATTGCCATTTTTCCCGATGAGCTTGATATTCATCAGCGTCAAGTAAGCGTTTTTCTCCATCTGGATAAACCTTAACATCCAAGTCATAATCAATATATTTTAGTGCCTCTTTATCTAAGACAAAAGGACTAGCCAAATTACAATAATACGATATTCCATTATCTCGAATCATTGCGATAATATTAAACCAATATTTTCGATGAAAATAAACAATCGCTGGTTCCCGAGTTACCCATCGACGACCATCGTCTTCAATCACTACGGTATGATCATTTATCCCGATAATCTCATTTTCGCTGGTCTTCAATATCATTGTTTCACGCCAAGTACGGTGTAGACTTCCATCGTGTTTATAGCTCTTAATCGTTATATAGTCCCCTTCTCTCGGCAGTCGACTATTTTGCATAACTTTAACCTTCTCCTTCGCCACAGCGACGAACTTCGTTTAAAATTATACCACGCTTATTTAAACTTTGCTTAATTTGCCATCCAGTTCCAACAGATCTTTTTAATCATGTCGATGACTTTTCAACCATTGGTCCACTTGCCGCAAATCAAATCCTCGACGATACATTCCTGCCTTAACCTTACTTTGGTATTCCCAGCCTGTGAAAGCTTGATATTTTTGTGTCACTCGCTCTATGGTACGTTCAAAATTTTCTTGAAGCTGTTCCATATCTACGGGAGTCGTGGCATGAAAAGATTGAATCGCATTTTTAATTGCACGTTGATCAAATCCATTTTGATACAATTTTTGAGAAACC
Proteins encoded:
- a CDS encoding aminotransferase class I/II-fold pyridoxal phosphate-dependent enzyme, with the protein product MKQEFVQPINQTVQAMTIDGLTGFQKKIAGIEDLVYLTFGEPGFNIEDSIKDAVIEGVKNNHSHYAVAEGDMVLRQAAVDNYNEKFDLHFNGPENVVVTSGVTEAIYVLFQTLLNPGDGVLIPTPAYPPYYAAINIIGGQMLKVDTSKTAFKITPQMIDEEIANADFPVKVILFNYPSNPTGATYTEAELRELANTFKKHQLWVISDEIYAELTYDIQHVSMMKILPEQTVMITGLSKSHAMTGYRIGFVIGAAAIIAEVSKVHDTLTFSLPQVTQDGAIAALTQAKDAPAKMRKIYQRRRDFVVEKMTAMGFEVGNPQGAFYIFARIPTDFSAGADGLAFAWSLATEGGVGVAPGIAFSDQTADYIRISYAANDENLATGMERMAAWIEQERAKR
- a CDS encoding M15 family metallopeptidase, with the protein product MGKNIQNEIPTNLTEWDWSTALDAKIEENHEALVPLGLLPEKIIVQPAYFIQNLSGAMSELYARQSVQIKLVQAANLLPEDYKLVIFDAWRSVSTQAALFHSLKRKISQTNPTWSKTQVIEKTLETVAKPSRDNHKPSPHNTGGSIDLTIVDNQGVMLDMASPFDDFHDSAKTNYLEIKTDLTPSELKARDNRRLLYHIMTSVGFTNLSNEWWHFDYGNQNWAHCANQDHALYGATKPVFPWVTILD
- the ntdP gene encoding nucleoside tri-diphosphate phosphatase, with amino-acid sequence MQNSRLPREGDYITIKSYKHDGSLHRTWRETMILKTSENEIIGINDHTVVIEDDGRRWVTREPAIVYFHRKYWFNIIAMIRDNGISYYCNLASPFVLDKEALKYIDYDLDVKVYPDGEKRLLDADEYQAHREKWQYSDEVDFVLSEHVKILVDWINQREGPFSEGYVDLWYRRYQEIKNRAHR